A genomic region of Leishmania braziliensis MHOM/BR/75/M2904 complete genome, chromosome 33 contains the following coding sequences:
- a CDS encoding dnaj chaperone-like protein, with translation MVDFYAVLEVEKGATQEQIKRNYHRLALRYHPDKAGPDGAVRFKEVSTAYEVLSNKRKKDIYDRYGEAGLDALENPVAGAAFSTFGSTAPVLVAIGTLFLYAVMLLLFLVFLVAFVDGRLPTWSYTTVFSPLFVLDFLVGIPALILLGVFLTMSPLSLHIHCMLLSLLCAVALTIVIPIAKDRSEARAGAGRTDIKWRVWLIPGYLCSAFAFIAIVLVSFPTESRILTLKSIGLVRLANYARVSFVFALVQGCCIVVFFALVACRADEVITTNYFIVIGLPVFLLLTLFLVNRFVLSLLSGYISDVPPEVAAAAAARELNANGGEAPVHDSNENGNDAPHPSRCGSRNPMSSGAVEGRDCAHPQARAGLEEQFYPTESHAHNSHHGNENDNDRREQQGESIGKNPYVGQHSSVCGILASMITSIIVVGLLIASTAMIAVRLNHFYIHRTYDGVLSLTNACIPLFIILSAVVLSMLNGFLMFCCCSAFTAAEVHMSKTEHGNQQDEKEESEVELQDNVHADRTQLADEAVPGMPPNNRATTGRPAATVSATSFTAAPATADGRAQTPLDRQPDNTRLSDVD, from the coding sequence ATGGTTGACTTCTACGCCGTGCTGGAAGTGGAGAAGGGAGCAACTCAGGAGCAAATTAAGCGGAACTACCATCGTCTTGCCTTGCGTTACCACCCCGACAAGGCGGGGCCAGATGGCGCTGTCCGCTTCAAGGAGGTGAGCACCGCCTATGAGGTGCTCTCGAACAAGCGCAAAAAAGATATTTATGACCGCTATGGCGAGGCCGGACTGGATGCGCTCGAAAACCCGGTCGCGGGTGCCGCATTTAGCACTTTCGGCTCCACCGCGCCCGTCTTGGTGGCAATCGGTACCCTATTCCTTTATGCTGTCATGCTTCTGCTTTTTCTGGTGTTTCTGGTGGCCTTTGTGGACGGCCGGCTGCCCACGTGGAGCTACACGACGGTGTTCTCGCCACTTTTTGTGCTGGACTTTCTGGTTGGCATACCGGCGCTTATCCTCTTAGGCGTATTCCTCACCATGTCACCGCTCAGCTTGCACATACACTGCATGCTTCTCTCGTTACTGTGTGCTGTCGCCTTGACCATTGTCATCCCGATCGCCAAGGACCGGAGCGAGGctcgcgctggtgctggacGCACCGACATCAAGTGGCGGGTGTGGCTCATTCCTGGCTACTTGTGCTCCGCATTCGCCTTCATCGCTATTGTGCTGGTGTCCTTTCCGACGGAGAGTCGTATTCTCACACTCAAGTCCATCGGCTTGGTGCGTCTCGCCAACTACGCCCGCGTCAGCTTCGTTTTCGCCCTCGTGCAGGGATGCTGCATAGTCGTCTTCTTCGCCCTGGTGGCGTGCCGCGCTGATGAGGTGATCACCACCAACTACTTCATTGTTATTGGTCTCCCGGTCTTTCTGCTGCTCACGCTTTTCCTCGTGAACCGCTTCGTGCTCAGCTTGCTCAGCGGCTACATCAGTGACGTGCCAcccgaggtggcggcggcggcagcagcgcgcgagTTGAACGCAAATGGTGGCGAGGCACCTGTACATGACTCCAACGAGAACGGCAACGACGCCCCGCACCCGTCGCGGTGTGGCTCACGTAACCCGATGAGCAGTGGTGCTGTCGAGGGACGCGACTGTGCCCATCCACAAGCGCGCGCCGGGCTCGAAGAGCAGTTCTACCCCACTGAATCCCACGCGCACAACAGCCATCACGGCAATGAGAACGATAATGACAGGCGGGAGCAGCAGGGTGAGTCCATTGGCAAGAACCCATACGTTGGCCAGCACTCCTCTGTCTGCGGTATTCTCGCCAGTATGATAACCAGCATTATTGTCGTTGGCCTGCTGATCGCATCAACTGCCATGATAGCGGTACGGCTGAATCACTTCTACATCCACCGCACCTATGATGGTGTCCTCTCTTTGACCAATGCATGCATTCCTCTCTTTATTATCCTCAGCGCCGTGGTTCTTTCGATGCTCAACGGATTCCTCATGTTCTGCTGTTGCAGCGCCTTCACGGCGGCGGAAGTCCATATGTCAAAGACAGAGCACGGCAACCAACAGGacgaaaaggaagaaagcgAGGTTGAACTGCAGGACAACGTTCACGCCGACCGGACTCAGCTGGCAGACGAGGCAGTACCCGGTATGCCACCTAACAATAGGGCTACCACAGGCCGTCCAGCTGCAACAGTGTCAGCCACGTCTTTTACGGCTGCACCGGCGACAGCGGACGGACGTGCCCAGACGCCGTTGGACCGCCAGCCAGACAACACACGCCTCTCCGATGTGGATTAG